One window from the genome of Bdellovibrio sp. NC01 encodes:
- a CDS encoding Fur family transcriptional regulator: protein MGYICAVSKCGNERKNIDIDSLNERVRKAGMKLTEQRKQMLKVLLHHLEPVSADDIFKEVGSKKDGMDLVTIYRILKKFEEAGLVSRLEFGDGVARFELTLESGHHHHHVICRQCQKVEPIHLCDLEPHIKAVEAMGYKQLSHRLDFFGLCANCSE, encoded by the coding sequence ATGGGTTACATATGTGCTGTGAGCAAATGTGGCAATGAGCGTAAAAATATTGATATTGATTCGCTAAACGAAAGGGTTCGTAAGGCGGGTATGAAGCTGACTGAGCAGCGTAAGCAGATGTTGAAGGTTCTTCTTCATCATCTTGAGCCTGTTTCGGCGGATGATATTTTTAAAGAAGTTGGCAGCAAAAAAGATGGCATGGATTTGGTGACCATCTATCGTATTCTAAAAAAATTCGAAGAAGCGGGATTGGTTTCGCGTCTTGAATTTGGGGACGGTGTTGCGCGCTTTGAATTGACTCTTGAATCGGGCCACCACCATCATCACGTGATCTGTCGTCAATGCCAAAAAGTAGAGCCGATTCACTTGTGCGATCTTGAGCCGCATATCAAAGCTGTCGAAGCGATGGGCTATAAGCAGCTTTCACATCGCTTGGATTTCTTCGGTCTTTGCGCGAATTGTTCTGAATAA